The following coding sequences lie in one Thermosulfuriphilus ammonigenes genomic window:
- a CDS encoding NOL1/NOP2/sun family putative RNA methylase yields MVTTPFEAYRSFIPDFEAFSQSLLEPLPMYIRINRLKCLREERVINGLAQKGVHLRSVTEIPDFYEISPWGFPIGTTEEYYLGYIYPQTINSALPVLALNPQPGETILDLCAAPGSKTSYIAQRTEDRTLIVANDKRIDRLTALVSNLKRLGITGVVTTQYRGEMFPMGPPFDKVLVDAPCSGEGRYRITKEGEVLYRKETRTDLPAIQKGLLLRAFDLVKTGGIVVYSTCTFNPLENEAVVDYLLNRRPAEILKMDYPLPSHPGLKEFNGRVFDSRISHCARFYPHETHSVGFFIATIRRLSGSG; encoded by the coding sequence ATGGTCACCACACCCTTTGAGGCCTATCGTTCTTTCATCCCCGACTTTGAGGCGTTCAGCCAGAGTCTCCTTGAGCCTCTACCGATGTATATCCGGATAAATCGCCTCAAATGTCTCCGCGAAGAGAGGGTCATCAATGGTCTGGCCCAAAAAGGTGTCCACCTCAGATCCGTCACCGAGATACCGGACTTCTATGAGATTTCCCCGTGGGGTTTTCCCATCGGGACGACCGAAGAGTATTATTTAGGTTATATATATCCTCAAACCATAAACTCAGCCCTTCCTGTTTTGGCCCTAAACCCTCAACCAGGGGAGACTATCCTTGATCTCTGTGCTGCCCCCGGCAGTAAAACATCTTACATCGCCCAGAGGACCGAAGACCGAACCCTTATTGTCGCCAATGACAAAAGGATAGATCGCCTGACGGCGCTGGTCTCCAATCTCAAGCGTCTAGGGATCACCGGGGTGGTAACTACCCAGTATCGAGGAGAGATGTTCCCTATGGGCCCCCCTTTTGACAAAGTTCTGGTAGATGCCCCTTGCTCAGGTGAAGGACGCTATCGAATAACTAAAGAGGGAGAAGTTCTCTATCGGAAAGAGACCCGCACGGACCTACCAGCCATCCAAAAGGGACTCCTCCTCAGGGCCTTTGACTTAGTAAAGACAGGAGGGATTGTTGTTTACTCTACCTGCACCTTCAATCCCTTAGAGAATGAGGCTGTGGTTGACTATCTCCTGAACCGCCGCCCGGCAGAGATTCTTAAGATGGACTATCCCCTACCCTCCCATCCAGGTCTTAAAGAGTTTAATGGGAGGGTCTTTGACTCCCGAATTAGTCACTGTGCCCGTTTCTACCCCCATGAGACTCATTCGGTGGGATTCTTTATCGCCACCATACGAAGGCTTTCGGGAAGTGGTTGA
- a CDS encoding HAD family hydrolase has translation MESKKTSLAEREFIIFDMDGVVVDSMPYHVRAWKEAFAEFGLNIPEKLLYLHEGAIELSSARRLFAHQGVEPTETWFMKVLSRQQEIFARKFRHLVRPYPEVPDLLRELQKEGRRLALVTSSHLRVLEEILPLSLRDIFDFILTGDMVTRRKPHPEPYLRALEFLKAQKEMAAAVENAPAGIQSAKAAGLTCLGLTTTLEPEHLSAADLIISDHQQLKEVLLNGHHTL, from the coding sequence TTGGAGTCTAAAAAAACATCTCTGGCAGAGCGGGAATTCATCATCTTTGACATGGATGGCGTGGTGGTAGATAGTATGCCCTACCATGTCCGGGCCTGGAAGGAAGCCTTTGCCGAATTCGGCCTCAACATTCCCGAAAAGCTACTTTATCTCCATGAAGGGGCCATCGAACTTTCTTCGGCCCGAAGGCTCTTTGCCCACCAGGGAGTGGAACCTACCGAGACCTGGTTTATGAAGGTTTTGTCCAGGCAGCAAGAAATCTTTGCGCGCAAATTTCGACATCTGGTAAGACCATACCCTGAGGTGCCTGATCTCCTTCGAGAGCTCCAGAAAGAAGGACGCCGCCTGGCTTTGGTAACCAGTTCCCATTTAAGAGTCCTGGAAGAGATCCTTCCCCTCAGTCTGAGAGACATCTTTGACTTTATTCTCACCGGCGACATGGTCACCCGTCGCAAACCCCATCCGGAACCCTACCTTCGAGCTCTAGAATTTCTTAAGGCCCAGAAGGAAATGGCCGCAGCGGTAGAGAATGCCCCTGCCGGAATCCAATCGGCCAAGGCGGCAGGACTTACCTGCCTGGGGCTGACAACTACTCTGGAGCCGGAACATCTCTCGGCGGCGGATCTGATCATCTCGGATCACCAACAACTAAAAGAGGTTCTGTTAAATGGTCACCACACCCTTTGA
- a CDS encoding DUF167 domain-containing protein, with protein sequence MDPIVSHPQGVILKIHVQPRAKKTEIVGRHGQAVKIRLAAPPVDGRANEALVAYLAKILSRPRTDFSIISGAKGREKKILIRGATIEEVTKAFGV encoded by the coding sequence ATGGATCCCATTGTCTCCCATCCCCAAGGGGTAATTCTTAAGATTCATGTCCAGCCCCGGGCCAAAAAAACAGAAATTGTTGGCCGTCATGGCCAGGCGGTTAAAATCCGTCTGGCCGCCCCGCCGGTGGACGGCCGGGCCAATGAGGCTCTGGTCGCCTATCTGGCTAAGATTCTCTCCCGCCCCCGAACGGACTTTTCTATTATTTCTGGAGCGAAGGGGCGAGAGAAGAAAATCCTCATCAGGGGAGCAACCATAGAGGAGGTCACAAAGGCCTTTGGAGTCTAA
- a CDS encoding DivIVA domain-containing protein: MMPITPLDIEEKEFRSSLFGYHRGEVDTFLAELGEELQRLLKENHALKDELKRKEERLARLLEEETEIRQALVSAQRLAEEIKDQARREAELIRKEAELEAERIRQEAEETKKILAQEISELIRKKTEMTAELRGLLRGWLDLLESTESPEKTLETEPEGKPTTTKEEKPAAIKEAPPSQESKSEEPFEEFEEGPRLE, translated from the coding sequence ATGATGCCTATCACCCCCCTTGATATCGAAGAAAAAGAGTTCCGCAGTAGCCTTTTTGGCTACCATCGTGGTGAGGTAGATACCTTTTTGGCAGAACTGGGAGAGGAACTTCAGAGACTTCTCAAGGAGAATCACGCCCTTAAGGACGAACTTAAAAGAAAAGAAGAACGCCTTGCCCGCCTCTTAGAAGAAGAGACAGAAATTCGCCAGGCCCTTGTCTCCGCCCAACGTCTGGCCGAGGAAATCAAGGATCAGGCCCGACGGGAGGCTGAGCTCATCCGAAAAGAAGCAGAACTTGAGGCTGAGCGAATCCGTCAAGAGGCCGAGGAGACTAAAAAGATCCTAGCCCAGGAGATCAGCGAACTGATACGGAAAAAGACAGAAATGACGGCCGAGCTAAGGGGCCTTTTGCGCGGCTGGCTGGATCTACTTGAATCCACCGAGTCACCAGAAAAGACCTTAGAGACAGAACCAGAAGGGAAACCGACCACAACCAAGGAAGAAAAACCGGCAGCAATTAAGGAGGCCCCTCCATCTCAAGAATCAAAAAGTGAGGAGCCCTTTGAAGAGTTTGAAGAGGGGCCTCGTCTAGAATAA
- a CDS encoding YggT family protein → MFLMSNFLKALATVIDIALSIYMWIIIARALISWVNPDPYNPIVRFLYQATEPVLYRIRRILPPMGGIDFSPLVAILAIVFLKQFLVPSFYELALRVR, encoded by the coding sequence GTGTTTTTGATGAGTAACTTCCTAAAGGCTCTGGCCACGGTAATTGACATTGCCTTAAGCATTTATATGTGGATCATTATCGCCCGGGCCCTTATCTCCTGGGTCAATCCTGACCCCTATAACCCTATCGTCCGTTTTCTTTATCAGGCCACCGAACCGGTTCTTTATCGTATTCGGCGGATACTTCCTCCCATGGGAGGAATAGATTTCTCTCCTCTGGTGGCCATCTTAGCCATTGTTTTTTTGAAACAGTTTTTAGTGCCGTCTTTTTACGAACTGGCATTGAGGGTTAGATGA